The following DNA comes from Mycobacterium sp. MS1601.
CGTCTACGGCGGCATCCTGTGGGGCGTGCTGCCCGGCACGTTCGGGGTGTCCTGGCAGGGCCACCTGTGCGGCGCGGTCGCCGGCGTGGTGGCGGCCTACCTGCTGTCCAAGCCGGAGCGCAAGACGCGTCAACTTCGGCGCCCGGTCACGCCGTGACCGATGCACCCGTCGGAGTGTTCGATTCCGGCGTCGGGGGACTGACCGTGGCGCGGTCGATCATCGACCAGTTGCCGCACGAGAACATGATCTACGTGGGTGACACCGGCAACGGACCATACGGCCCACTGACCATCGCCGAGATCCGCGCGCACGCGCTGGCCATCATGGACGACCTGGTGGCCCGAGGGGTCAAGGCATTGGTGATCGCCTGCAACACCGCGTCGTCAGCTTGCCTGCGCGACGCCCGCGAACGCTACGACGTGCCGGTGATCGAGGTGATCCTGCCCGCCGTGCGCAGGGCGGTCGCCACCACCCGCACCGGCCGCATCGGCGTCATCGGAACGCAGGCCACCATCACCTCGCACGCCTACCAGGACGCTTTCGCCGCGGCCCGCGACACCCGGATCACCGCGGTGGCGTGCCCACGGTTCGTCGACTTCGTCGAACGTGGCGTCACCAGTGGACGGCAGGTGCTCGGACTCGCCGAGGGCTATCTGGAACCGCTGCAGCGCGCCGATGTCGACACCCTGGTGCTGGGCTGCACCCACTATCCGCTGCTGTCTGGCCTCATCCAGCTGGCTATGGGCGATCAGGTGACGCTGGTGTCCAGCGCGGAGGAGACGGCCAAGGACCTGTTGCGGGTGTTGACCGAGGCAGACCTGCTGCGGCCGCCGAGTGACGCTGTGGACCGGCGGTTCGAGGCGACGGGTGATCCGGACGCGTTCCTGGCGCTCGCGGCGCGTTTCCTGGGGCCGACGGTGACCGGCGTTGTCCCGGTACAGCGGCACGTCGCCGCATCCGGCTGATTTTCTCTCGCAGCGATGCGGCGATGTTTTCTCCGCGGTGTTATTGGGCATGGCAAGCTGATGACCGTGCGAATCACTGTCCTCGGCTGCTCTGGCAGTGTGGTGGGTCCTGATTCGCCCGCCTCCGGATATCTGTTGAATGCGCCGGGCACCCCTCCTGCGGTGATCGACTTCGGCGGCGGAGTGCTGGGTGCGCTGCAGCGGTATGCCGATCCCGGCGAGGTGAGTGTGCTGCTGTCACACCTGCACGCCGACCACTGCCTGGATCTGCCCGGCCTCTTCGTGTGGCGGCGCTACCATCCGAACCCGCCCGTCGGCCGCGCCCTGATGTACGGGCCGTCGGACACCTGGTTCCGGCTCGGTGCGGCATCGTCGCCCGAAGGTACCGAGATCGACGACTTCAGCGACATCTTCGACGTGCATCAGTGGGTCGACGGACAGACGGTGGAGTACGGCGAGCTGACCGTGCAGCCGCGACTGGTCTCCCACCCCACCGAGTCCTACGGCATGCGCTTCACCGACCCGTCGGGGGCGACGCTGGTGTACAGCGGTGACACCGGGATCTGTGACGCCGTGGTGGACCTGGCCCGCGACGCCGACGTGTTCCTCTGCGAAGCGTCATGGACGCACGCACCCGATCGGCCCCATGCAGTGCACCTGTCCGGGACCGAAGCAGGCCAGATCGCGGCCAAGGCCAACGTCGCCGAACTCCTCCTGACCCACATTCCGCCGTGGACGTCACGCGAGGACGTCATCAGCGAGGCCAAGGCAGAGTTCGACGGACCGGTCCGCGCCGTGGTGTGCGGCGAGACGTTCGACGTGCGAGCCGCCTGAGTTTTGCGTCCGGGCCCCCC
Coding sequences within:
- the murI gene encoding glutamate racemase yields the protein MTDAPVGVFDSGVGGLTVARSIIDQLPHENMIYVGDTGNGPYGPLTIAEIRAHALAIMDDLVARGVKALVIACNTASSACLRDARERYDVPVIEVILPAVRRAVATTRTGRIGVIGTQATITSHAYQDAFAAARDTRITAVACPRFVDFVERGVTSGRQVLGLAEGYLEPLQRADVDTLVLGCTHYPLLSGLIQLAMGDQVTLVSSAEETAKDLLRVLTEADLLRPPSDAVDRRFEATGDPDAFLALAARFLGPTVTGVVPVQRHVAASG
- a CDS encoding cyclic nucleotide-degrading phosphodiesterase, with the protein product MTVRITVLGCSGSVVGPDSPASGYLLNAPGTPPAVIDFGGGVLGALQRYADPGEVSVLLSHLHADHCLDLPGLFVWRRYHPNPPVGRALMYGPSDTWFRLGAASSPEGTEIDDFSDIFDVHQWVDGQTVEYGELTVQPRLVSHPTESYGMRFTDPSGATLVYSGDTGICDAVVDLARDADVFLCEASWTHAPDRPHAVHLSGTEAGQIAAKANVAELLLTHIPPWTSREDVISEAKAEFDGPVRAVVCGETFDVRAA